In Deltaproteobacteria bacterium, the genomic window ACAAAATCTATCCTGACTCAAATGGCAATGACGCGCAAAAAATCTTGAGCCAGACTTATCACTTGCTCGACACTTCGCGCGCCATCCCCTGCCCCAACATGGCGGCGCTCCTGTTGTTCGCCAAGGATCCAAGCCGCTGGCATCCGCGCGCCGGCATCGACTTCGTCAAATACGAAGGCGAGGAACGGCAACACGGCGCCGCGCTCAACGTGGTCAAAAGAATTCACTTCGAAGCGCCGTTGGTTCGGCTGATCGACGAAGCGGTAGGCCGCATTAAAGAACACATCCGCGAGCGGACGATTCTCCACGATCTGTTCTTTCGCGAGAAATTGGAATATCCCACCTTTGCCTGGCAAGAAGCCTTGGTCAACGCCGTGGCGCACCGCGACTACGCGCTCAGCGGCGCGTCCATCGAAGTTTGGATGTTCGACGATCACATCACCGTGCGCAGCCCCGGCCCGCCGCCGGCGCCGGTGACTTTAGAACAGTTGCGCCTGCAGAAAAGCATTCACTTCTCGCGTAATCCTTTGATCGTCCGCGCCCTCGCCGACATAGGTTATCTCCGCGAGATGGGCGAAGGCGTGCCGCGCATGTATCAGGAGATGGAAACCTACGGTCTCCATCCGCCGGAACTTTCCATCGACGGTTTCATCTTCACCGTCACGCTGCGCAACGCGCCGGTTTATGACGAGGCCACGCTGCGTTGGCTCAATCAATTCAAGGCCGCCCAGATCAATATGCGCCAGCGCCGCCTGCTCGCCTACGCCTATTGCCACGGCAAAATATTTTCCACGACGGAGTACGAACGGATCTCTGAAGTCGACCGCGACACCGCCTATCGCGACATCCGCCTGCTGGTGAAAAACAATATCGTCGCGCCGCTCAAACCGAAGAGCCGGAGCTATCGGATCATCGAAAAACTCTGACGGGTTACTAACAAAAGCTGGAATATGCTTCGACAAGCTCAACAGGAACGGAAAATTCTCAGTGATATCAAAACCCATCCGTTCGTCCTGAGCGCCGTCGAAGGACTCCGATAGAAGACTTCAGCAACCTACTAGCCGGGAAAATGGCCGAGCGCTGTCATCGCGTCACGACGGTCGGCAATCGTTGAGATGAACTTCTCCCAACTCATGGGCCTCGCCAGCGGCCACGTCGAAGCGCGCATCGTTCAGAGCGCTGTTCAATTGAAAATCTTCGACTCTCTCGAGGCTGCGCCGCGCAGCGCCGAGGCGGTGGCGGCCGCGCTACAACTCGACCGCCCAGCCACCGAGCTACTGCTCAATGCTTTGGTTGCTCTGGGCTTAATGCAGAAGAATGCCGAAACTTATGCGCTCGCGGAAATATCGCGCGAACATCTGCTGCGCAGTTCGCCGCGATACGTCGGCGCCATGATCCTTTTCGACGCGGCGCTTTGGTCGTGTTGGGAAAAACTGCCTGACGCGCTGCGCAGCGGCAAAGCGGTGCGGCCTGCCAACATGTATCAAGAGGATCGCGCTGAAACCGAAACGTTCATCGACGGCATGGACGCTCTGGTCAAGGCGCGCGGCGATGCGGAATACCTCGCCGACGCCCTCGACTGGAGCAAAGTGAATAGCGTGCTCGACGTCGGCTCCGGGCCGGCGACCTATCCGATCGCCTTGTGCCGGCGCTTTGCGCATTTGCACGCCACCGTCTTCGATCTGCCGGCAACGTTAGAAATCACCAAGCGCAACGTGGGCAGCGTTGGCATGGACGAGCGCATTGAGTTGGTCGCCGGCGACTATCGCAGCGACGACATTCCCGGACGCTACGACGTGATCTTCTTGTCGAACATTATCCACGGTGAAAATTATCAGAAAAACCAAGCCCTCATCGCCAAGTTGGCGCGCTGTCTCAATCCTTCGGGCCGCATCGTCATCAAAGACCACATTCTCGCCGACAATCGAACCGAGCCGCCGGTAGGCGCGATCTTCAGCTTGCTCATGCTCCTCACCACCGAC contains:
- a CDS encoding methyltransferase domain-containing protein; its protein translation is MNFSQLMGLASGHVEARIVQSAVQLKIFDSLEAAPRSAEAVAAALQLDRPATELLLNALVALGLMQKNAETYALAEISREHLLRSSPRYVGAMILFDAALWSCWEKLPDALRSGKAVRPANMYQEDRAETETFIDGMDALVKARGDAEYLADALDWSKVNSVLDVGSGPATYPIALCRRFAHLHATVFDLPATLEITKRNVGSVGMDERIELVAGDYRSDDIPGRYDVIFLSNIIHGENYQKNQALIAKLARCLNPSGRIVIKDHILADNRTEPPVGAIFSLLMLLTTDGGRCYSFTEIAAWMNNAGLPQVHRIDFPAPLTSSLVVGAH